The genomic DNA CCTCTTTCATGGCTGCGCCGATAATCTTCTCGCCTCAAAAGTGGGGGACGCCATCTTCACAGTTTTCGACCGCCTTGGCGTCAATGTCTCTCTTCCGCCTCAAAAATGCTGCGGCTTGCCCCAGGAAGTTTATGGTCATCGCGCCAGTCTCATCGAGAAAGCGAAATACAATCTTGATAGATTGGAGCCATTCAAGGCGGTCATTACCGGATGCGCCTCCTGCCTGCTGAAACTGAAAGAGTACCCTCATTACTTCGATGATGGTTCCTCTTACCGCAGAAAAGCCGAGTTACTTGCCGCCAAATGCTTTGATATCAGTCAGTATCTGAACCGGCTGGAGATAGATTATTCGAAATTCCATTCCGATAGAAAAATCGCCGTTACTTATCACCACCCCTGTC from Candidatus Zixiibacteriota bacterium includes the following:
- a CDS encoding (Fe-S)-binding protein; translation: LFHGCADNLLASKVGDAIFTVFDRLGVNVSLPPQKCCGLPQEVYGHRASLIEKAKYNLDRLEPFKAVITGCASCLLKLKEYPHYFDDGSSYRRKAELLAAKCFDISQYLNRLEIDYSKFHSDRKIAVTYHHPCHLRAAGLHHEPERLISKLDNVEIHHPLYADRCCSQAGSYGFVHFKEAKAMFQKKKEEYASIPAEYLMTSCPACQMKVRAEMGEKFKVVHPIEILAERLIK